TCGCCCGACTGAGGGTATCGGCTTCATCGACTACCCACACATCTTCCCCAGCGCCCACCACCGGAATATCATAAATGCCTGTAGCCCCAGCGCCCGTCACGCCTAAAGAGAAAACCAAAGTTAAAGCCCAAAAAGAACTGGTAATGAGACGAAATAGTTTTTCCATAAATATCATAGATCATTATTTATATAATTTCTTTTTTATTATCTCACTTCACGGGGGAGGTGAGAAGAATTTAGGCTAAAATTAACAAGTGTCGCTCTTTGTAAAGGGAAGCGGAGGAAGAAAGGGAAGCGGAGGGAGAAGGGGAAGCGGAGGGAGAAGGGGAAGCGGAGGGAGAAGGGGAAGCAGAGGGGGAAGGGGAAGCGGAGGGAGAAGGGGAAGCGGAGGGAGATAATTAATTATTAATTATTCATCATTCATCATTTATTATTAATTATTCATTATTAATTAAACTAAAAATGTCGTCAGAATCAACATTAAACCAACTACGTCTTTTAAGCCCAGAAGGACTACTACCGCCGAGTTATGGAGTTTATTTTAAAAATACCCTCGTCGCCCTTTGTCACGCCCTTGAAGATCATCTCTTAGAACAAGACGCACCCGAACAACCCCTTGTCTTAGTAACCTTTCAGCAAGGTAAATGGTATTTACAAGAAGCCCAAAGATACGCTCAACTAGCTCAAGCCAGTAGCTTAATAGCCATTGGTGCTGTACCCGATAGCGGTTTTCGAGATCATCCCACCGGAAAACTAGATAATGTTACTTTAGTGGATTTAGCACCAGAAGACAGTTTGGGGGAAGAATGGAACTTAATAATTGTAGCGCCCAACTACGGGGCAATGGTACTCTGTCACGAATTAAAACCCGAAGAATATCGCCTTGGTAGTGAGCCTAATGCCGATGCTGAAAGGAAATTTTATGGCTTATGGACTTTTGATCGGGTGCTGGTGGTACAAGCAGCCAAAATCTTAATCAATCGCATGACAGAATCTGACTCATCCCTTGCCATCAAATTAAATCAACACCTACAAGATATTAATAAAACTAAAGTTGATCAATCAGTGGACTTAACTGGAGTTGTTCATCGTATCGTTTCTTATTTACAGAACAGCGAAGAAAGGCTAATTACCGTCAATAGACAAACTAAAGAATTTCAAGACTTAGAAGGACAAGCCTTAAAACTCAGTCGCAACCTTGGAGCAAATAAATTACAGGCTTTTTTGCGTATGGCTCAAAAAGTTGACCAGAATGATCCCTATAATCCCCATGCCTCCTTACAAGTTTCTGCCCTAGCGGAAACCCTCGGACAAATACTAGATTTATCAGTAATACAACTACGACGGTTAAGACTAGCCGGATTATTATTTCGAGTTGGTTTAGCCCAAGCGCCCTCCGCCGTATTCACTCAGCATGAAGACGACCTAGATACTAATAACTATAGTTTATGGCGTGACCGTGCCATACTCAGTTCTCGTCTCCTTACTGCCATGAATGAATTGCAACCTGTGACTAATATAATTTATCATCAACTAGAACATTGGGACGGTAGCGGTAGCCCCGATGGCTTAAAAGGCGAATCCATTCCCCTTGAGTCTAGAATTTTAGGCTTGGTAACTTACTTTCAAGATTTGACCCAACCCAGAGGAAAAAGACCTGCCTACGATCTATCTACAGCACTAGAGCAGTGTGAAAAAGCGAGTAACATTAAATTTGAACCGAAATTAGTCGAATCCCTGAAAACCGTTGTCAGGCTTACTGAGATGGGTTTTATGACATTACCAGATCGACCCAGCCAATTACCTCAAGTGTGGC
The window above is part of the Cyanobacterium sp. T60_A2020_053 genome. Proteins encoded here:
- a CDS encoding histidine kinase yields the protein MSSESTLNQLRLLSPEGLLPPSYGVYFKNTLVALCHALEDHLLEQDAPEQPLVLVTFQQGKWYLQEAQRYAQLAQASSLIAIGAVPDSGFRDHPTGKLDNVTLVDLAPEDSLGEEWNLIIVAPNYGAMVLCHELKPEEYRLGSEPNADAERKFYGLWTFDRVLVVQAAKILINRMTESDSSLAIKLNQHLQDINKTKVDQSVDLTGVVHRIVSYLQNSEERLITVNRQTKEFQDLEGQALKLSRNLGANKLQAFLRMAQKVDQNDPYNPHASLQVSALAETLGQILDLSVIQLRRLRLAGLLFRVGLAQAPSAVFTQHEDDLDTNNYSLWRDRAILSSRLLTAMNELQPVTNIIYHQLEHWDGSGSPDGLKGESIPLESRILGLVTYFQDLTQPRGKRPAYDLSTALEQCEKASNIKFEPKLVESLKTVVRLTEMGFMTLPDRPSQLPQVWLES